Part of the Trichoderma asperellum chromosome 1, complete sequence genome is shown below.
tgcagcttctctgGCGGTATTTGGCTATTCAAAGCTGTAAGTGATTTGCAAGAGTGAATAAACAGGCAATGCGTGAACACAATGAGGAAGCTTACACGCATGGCATGCTAGTGCTCAACATGAATACTAGGCTCATACACCACGCCTTGTGTCTCGATTCCAAGACGTAGGTGGATTACGAGCATCATCATGGTCCTACCATTGTGGAACAAGAAAATGCTGCTTCGTCACTGAGCTTTGCTAAGCCACAACTTCCTAGGTAACAAGAAGGCGTGAAATTGGCATCCCAGCCTTAGTCCCATCTATCATTAGTTAGCCTCTCTTTCTGTCCAGCGATCTTGTTTATGCGCCTCTCATCGCAGCCAATGAAAAGATCAGACCCACGCAAATCTGGCGCTAAATAGCTATTCTAAGGAAACAGAGAATGCCTGCTCAGATCCCTCCCGTCCAAAGGAGCCCTTACAACTCTGGTACACATAAGCGCCGCGTCTCAGGATTGGCCGCCACTTCCGCGCGCCTAAGGCCCACCCCCGGAGTCTAGTTATAGCAGTCCGAACACACTCATTTAGTGCCTGACATCCAAGGCACCGAGAAAATCGGGCTGCTTGCTTTTGAGCCCCGGCCGCGGCGCTGGTGAGCTCCGTTTTACAGAATGTAGTTGCGCTATTGGCAGCTACGCAACCTGCATACCACCCAGCCACTAACATCATTTGCTGCAACAAACACCGAGGTTTCATCGCGATTCTTTTTGTAATCTCTTCGGCCGTCTCGTTTCTCTGAGCGAAAGCGCTATACCCTGCCTCGTCTTTCCGGCCGCGCGTCTGGCCTTGCACGCACCCCCCCTTCGCCCATCATGAAGCCCGTCGTCAGTGCTATGCAAGCATGGTCTTGGTacgtcctcttcatctcgggATTTTCTGAAATCCATCCCAAAGCCGGCATCCAGGGACGAGCAAAGAAATATCAAATCAGTAAGAAACGACTAATGGCTAACAATCTGCGGGGTGGGCTCTGAACAGCACcgtcatctccttcttcgccatcatcatcctcaccgTCCTCGCCGCCCTGTATCGATCCGGCCACGAGGAGCTCGTCGGAGGCGTGGATGATCCCGCTGATGGAAAGGCCGTCTCTGGCACCGTTTTTACTGCTGTCTTCGTCTACATTGTACGTCTTACTTTCGATCCGATCCGTATCCCTCGACATCCAGCAAGCTATACGCTATAATATccattacctttttttcttgtctaaTAATGCTTTTCACGTCTAGGGCTTCTTTGTGTTTTGTGGCCTGCAAGGAATGCTCCACGTTCGAGAGAGCCGAAGGGGCGCGATTTCTTTGTAAAGCTGATTATACCATGTGACTAGCAAACTGGCGTTCTCTTGGaagttcttctcttttttagcCATTCGACGTTCTGGCTTCTGATCTAGGGCGATTGTTCATTGTACGGTAACGGGACTGATAGATAAAGACCTGGTCGTGTGTAATATATTTTTGTCTGAATACGTCGAAAGTTTTGTTCTCTTGTTGGTATGCGCTTTATGATGCTAGCTGCTAGGTAACTGAGATATATGGACCTCGCTGAGACCGTGATGATGCAGTGGTGGCAGCTAAACGGCGATTGCGCGATAAAAATGGCGGTTTGAACATATCCAAGCTGCTAGTCATGGGGAGCTGGCAGAAATGTTTAAAGTCGGCCACATTTACTCACCACAAAAGGTCACATCTGTAACAGTGGAAGGATAATCCATCGTGGCCTTGTTATTATCGCAGAATACA
Proteins encoded:
- a CDS encoding uncharacterized protein (TransMembrane:2 (i12-31o51-71i)), translating into MKPVVSAMQAWSCTVISFFAIIILTVLAALYRSGHEELVGGVDDPADGKAVSGTVFTAVFVYIGFFVFCGLQGMLHVRESRRGAISL